In the genome of Quercus robur chromosome 3, dhQueRobu3.1, whole genome shotgun sequence, one region contains:
- the LOC126719099 gene encoding amino acid transporter AVT6A-like: MTIDNKETKNSRKPINEESPLLPKNHATEEFKFNAKRASFTASVFNISTSIIGAGIMALPATMKVLGLGLGIGMIVFVAILTEGSLEMLLRFSRVGDSQSYGEVMRDAFGRAGRLLLQICILVNNVGTLIVYMIIIGDVLSGTSSSGIHHAGVLEGWFGEHWWNGRTFVLLVTTISVFAPLACFKRMDSLRYSSALAVALAVVFLVITAGITIIKFFYGSIAMPRLLPNITDITSIWNLFTVVPVLVTAFICHFNVHTIDNELEDSSLIRPVVQRSLALCSIVYVLTSFFGFLLFGDSTLDDVLANFNTNLGIPYGSLLNDVVRISYALHLMLVFPILFYPLRLNLDGLLFPSARPLVVDNLRFGLISIGLLLLVFLGANFIPNIWDVFQFTGATATVCIGFIFPAAIALRDRHGIATKKDKILSVFMIALAVFSNMVAIYSDAYALFKENHPHV, from the exons atGACCATTGACAACAAGGAAACCAAGAATTCAAGAAAACCCATCAATGAGGAATCACCCTTGTTGCCAAAGAACCATGCAACCGAGGAGTTCAAGTTCAATGCCAAGAGAGCATCATTTACTGCCTCAGTGTTTAATATATCCACTTCTattattggagctggaattatgGCACTGCCTGCCACCATGAAGGTGCTGGGTCTTGGGCTTGGAATTGGTATGATAGTGTTTGTGGCTATACTGACAGAGGGTTCGTTGGAAATGCTGCTGAGATTCAGTAGGGTGGGAGACTCTCAGTCTTATGGGGAAGTCATGAGGGATGCTTTTGGCCGTGCTGGGAGGTTGCTGCTTCAGATTTGTATCTTGGTTAACAATGTTGGGACACTCATTGTTTACATGATCATCATTG GTGATGTTCTCTCTGGGACATCTTCTAGTGGAATTCACCATGCTGGTGTATTGGAAGGGTGGTTTGGTGAGCACTGGTGGAATGGGCGTACCTTTGTTCTTCTTGTTACAACTATTTCTGTATTTGCTCCATTGGCATGCTTTAAGCGGATGG ATTCACTGAGATACTCATCTGCTTTAGCAGTTGCACTGGCCGTTGTATTTCTAGTTATAACTGCAGGAATcacaattatcaaatttttttatggaagtaTTGCGATGCCCAGGTTGCTGCCTAACATTACTGATATTACATCTATTTGGAATCTGTTCACAGTTGTCCCTGTTCTTGTGACAGCATTCATATGCCACTTTAACG TACATACAATAGACAATGAGCTTGAAGACTCTTCCCTGATACGACCAGTTGTGCAAAGATCATTGGCTCTGTGCTCTATTGTCTATGTTCTAACAAGCTTCTTTGGTTTCCTCCTATTTGGTGACTCAACTCTTGATGATGTGCTGGCCAACTTCAACACCAACCTTGGCATTCCATATGGCTCTCTGCTCAATGATGTCGTTCGCATTAGCTATGCTCTCCACCTTATGCTTGTTTTCCCAATTCTCTTCTATCCACTGCGCCTCAATTTGGATGGCCTTCTCTTTCCTTCAGCTAGGCCTTTGGTTGTAGATAACCTGAGGTTTGGATTGATCAGCATTGGGCTCCttttgcttgttttcttggGTGCCAATTTTATACCCAACATATGGGATGTTTTCCAGTTCACTGGAGCAACTGCTACAGTTTGCATAGGATTTATCTTTCCTGCAGCCATTGCTTTAAG GGATCGTCATGGCATAGCAACAAAGAAGGACAAGATACTATCTGTTTTCATGATTGCTCTTGCTGTGT